One segment of Thermosynechococcus sp. HN-54 DNA contains the following:
- a CDS encoding ABC transporter ATP-binding protein: MSLLQVSNVYAGYIPDVDILRGVNFRLEAGELVAVIGPNGAGKSTLAKTIAGLVTPRLGTITLAGEDITYLRPNQIVKKGIGYVPQIANVFRTLTIEENLEMGAFTKTGNLKALKERVYDTFPRLAERRQQRASTLSGGERQMLAMGRAMMLDPQIMVLDEPSAALSPALVNDVFAKIKEINAQGTAIILVEQNARKALAMSDRGYVLEMGKDRYEGLGTDLLNDPKVGELYLGIVRAEP; encoded by the coding sequence ATGAGCTTGCTCCAAGTTTCTAATGTCTATGCCGGCTATATTCCCGATGTGGATATTTTGCGGGGGGTAAATTTTCGCCTCGAAGCCGGGGAACTGGTGGCCGTGATTGGCCCGAATGGGGCTGGCAAATCAACCTTGGCAAAAACCATCGCTGGCTTGGTCACGCCCCGCCTTGGCACGATTACCTTAGCGGGAGAGGATATTACCTACTTGCGTCCCAATCAAATTGTGAAAAAGGGCATCGGCTACGTCCCCCAGATTGCCAATGTCTTTCGTACACTCACCATTGAAGAAAATCTGGAGATGGGTGCCTTTACCAAAACCGGCAACCTCAAGGCCCTCAAAGAGCGGGTCTACGATACCTTCCCCCGCTTGGCGGAGCGCCGACAGCAACGGGCTAGCACTCTTTCGGGGGGAGAACGGCAAATGCTGGCTATGGGACGGGCGATGATGCTGGATCCGCAAATTATGGTCTTGGATGAACCCTCTGCTGCCCTCTCACCAGCTCTAGTGAATGATGTCTTTGCCAAAATTAAGGAGATTAATGCCCAAGGGACCGCCATTATTTTGGTGGAACAAAATGCACGCAAAGCCCTAGCAATGAGCGATCGCGGGTATGTCTTGGAAATGGGGAAAGATCGCTATGAGGGACTCGGCACCGATCTGCTGAATGATCCAAAGGTGGGTGAACTCTACCTCGGAATTGTGCGGGCAGAACCTTAG